tcgactatttttttttttttaaaatttttcaaatattagttCTGAAGCTCATTTAATATCCCCAAGTACCATCAATGACCATATTTTTCAAATGACTCGTCAAGCACTAGCATTATAAATTCAGAGCTAGTGGATCATTTAAGAAGGTTAGTGAATTTATTGTAACAAATCAATTTGTTCTAACTACTCTTAAGTTCAattgttctttgtttttttctttttttttttaaggctttattctttaattgtatTCATTAATTCAAaccttatattattttttgaaatgacTTGTAACTGAGAGATAAACCTCTTAAATATTCTCATATTATAATCTTATTGTATTTTCCTGACAAGTGTGCTAGAAGATCTACTTTAATAGTAGAAGATTGTAATATCTAGTCTTAGGGACTAGAGAGTTTACTTGTGATTAAGTAAGAGGATTTAGTAAAGGTGTTAAAATCTTAGTTAAGGTAGTAGATTAAATCATTTAATTTAACCACTCAAAAATTGATTATGTATTATTTGCTCTTGTTTTCATTCCCTTTAAGTTATCAaacatttttatcaattaatttcatTTGCACTAAATCCTTTATTTGAGGTagcaaatttttaatttagactAAAGTTTTTAATCACCCAATTCACTTTATTTTGGATTGTGGTGTTATTGCTAGTCAATTCTATCACTATTGATAGTTATTTTTCAAATCGAAGTGAGAAACTGTCATTccctttttaattaataatataaacacGTGGTCCAATAAGattttaagttttaagtttttaatataTGTCTATGTGAgcatataaatgaaataaatacaTGACCTATTGCTATCtctcatacatcacacaaatgcTCCTACCAATAAAATGTCGACACTTTCTACCACCACTAATTGCTAGATAattactcaaatttttaatttaaatttccttTTTGGTAAACATAATTCCATATTAGGTAGAGAATGTAACCCAAATCCAGTTTGATAATTGCCTATAAATGGGCCCttgataataaatttgaatGGCCCATCGCCAATGTCATTTCAATTAGCTCATATTTGGTTATCTTTTCTCCTCTAATTATTTCTTGCtccaattcttttaaatcttttcaaatttttgttttcatctctTATAAACTATTAACTCGTATTTGTATGGCAATTGCATACCCATATATGCTAATTATACGGTTAAATCATATTATTAGTCATTGAAcgtaataaattatttattatattttaatttttatcactatatttactaaattttaatttttattataattcagTACCCACAATCAggtaattttgatatttatatcaatatatatattatattaagttCCGTTAATAGAATTTGacgaaaaataattattaagtattaaaatttattaagacTTAACTAAAATTAACTAAACTTAAACCCCAGTTTAAAGTGTACATAAATAATGTATAAATTACATTATCCATACTATTCTTACTTAATACAAACAAAGAGGCAACTTAATTCTTGCTAGTTAGATCAGATTGAGCTGCTCCCACTCCCATAGGGGTTCCAAGTCCGGGACTAGGCCGCCATTACTTGCAGCAGCCAAGCCCGATTTGGTCTCTGCAACGTCAAACTGCTCTTCTCCTAAATATGATGAACTTTCAGAGGAGCCTGCTTTCTCCACTCTTTTAGACTCCTGAGAAGCTCTAGTCGCGGAGCCATCATATCTGTGAACCCGCCGCCTCACTGCTCCGACGTCCTCCGCCCCTACTGGCCGGCGTTCAAATCCTCGGAAGCTTCCCCATACGACGTAAACTCTGCACAAACTCAGCTCATGCCTTACCTGCATCATTACAAATGAATGATCGTAAGAATAAGAAGTAGCATCCAGGGTACTCAACTAAAAATGCAAATTAATCGAAGATGACTTTTTGTTATAGGTTTATGACCCCGGCCGGTCCCCCAAGTTTCAAAACAATTAATTCTTTCggccttcatatatatattgggtAAAGATATTATATGGGCTGAATCTGATACCATTTGAAAAGTCACAGGTCGACACCCTGAGATGCTATAGCGAGAGATAATATATGGGTTGACCGTTGACATAAAGAATTAAGGTGATTTATGAGTCGTGAGTCGTGAAATTAGCTTTGATAATGAAAAAGGGATGAAGAAATGAGGCTGGGAGTTCCATTATTTACCCTCGGGATTgcagcttcttcttctgtttCAATGGCTCTGTACTCATTCATCTTCCACTTGGTTTTTTTTCCAGATCCAGCCTTGCCTTTGTAAAACACCATTGTCTTCTTCAACCCAATCACTCTTCCATCCGATGATGAATACACGTAGTCGGGAGAGCCGCTGGACTTCCAGTAGCCGGAAGCCAAGGTCCGGCAGGGCCGCCCTCCGTGAACTTCCCTCTCCGGCCTCGGCGTGAAGAAAAACCACTGCTCAGTGTCTTTCCGGCACAACTCTCCCGAACGCTCTGCGACCAACCAAAAGCATCACAGTAAATATTCTGTGTGTGTGGTTATTTGGTATACTTGATGTgtgggttatttaaaaaaaccaaaaacaaaacaaaagaaaacgaGATGCACTTGGGAGCTGCCACGGCTCGAGCTGGTAAATGCCATGGACGACGGGGATGACACGGTCGATCTCCGGGCGCTTCCCGGCGAGCTTGTTGCGAAGGTAGAACAAAACGAGCTCCTCTTCAGTTGGGTAGAAGCGATAGCCCGGCGGCATGTCACCCGTTGGTGGCTCTCCCACAAACGGCGACGCCATATATGGCATTATCTATAAGCTTGGAAAGGTCAAGATTAGGCTACGGTGAATTTATAGAGTCAGGGACGCCACCACCAATGGTTTGATGTGTGCctgagagagcgagagagacagATGTAGGCTTCCGAGTGAAAGAGGAAAAAAGGAGAGGGATTGGAAAGTTGCACGCGTTTgggcaaagaaagaaagaaggaatttTGATGTAGAAATATTGAAGTAGTGTTGTCGGGGCGAGTGTCTGTCCCAATTTCTTTGGCTTTAATTTTATTCCAATTTTCTTTCCTACAAAGTCAACGTCGTCTTCTTGAACCGGTCAGCCTGCCTTTCTCCTCCTTATCGATGGCATGGCCGCCCCCCCCTTCTACTTGAGGAtccaatcataaaataaatataaaaaagaaaaacacacacacacacacacacacatagagagcagcagcagcagcagcagcttgaAGCTACGGTTATGGGGGCGATTTTGGTCTGATTTTGCTGAATTTTTAAGGTGTTTTTCTCATCATTCAAAGAAGGTTTTTACCCATTTTGATCGTTAATTTGGTGTCTCCAATGCTCAGCTTTATCACTGTTATAACAACTCATATTTGGTTTTGCTTGAATttctaatttctatttaatttgcacaagagacaaaaaaaaaaaaaaaaggggaaaagttttgtttattattgttaaccttattgatataatatatttgaatgcatttttttaaaattacttttctctcctctctctctctctctctctctctctctctatatatatatatatatatatattctatgcATGCCCATTTACCCACCGCCTTAACCCAAAGAAAAGGATTTGAAAACTTAAACGAAACTAGTCTTTGGTTGACTTATAATtgacataaataaacatttgtACGTGAATTTTTATTCAAAGAATTTGAACTCTAATCACTTAATTATAAAATGGCCACTATACTTCCTTTACATCAACACTTAAcctattaattattattaattagatCAACATATCCTTAATTGATTGCATGTCATCGTCAAGtttgttatatatacatatatacacacactgaattttaaattttaaaccttAAACCCTTATTATATTACACCATACCCATTTACCTACTACCCTAACCATGGTTAAAGAAgatcca
This genomic stretch from Diospyros lotus cultivar Yz01 chromosome 1, ASM1463336v1, whole genome shotgun sequence harbors:
- the LOC127811177 gene encoding NAC domain-containing protein 90-like, producing the protein MPYMASPFVGEPPTGDMPPGYRFYPTEEELVLFYLRNKLAGKRPEIDRVIPVVHGIYQLEPWQLPKRSGELCRKDTEQWFFFTPRPEREVHGGRPCRTLASGYWKSSGSPDYVYSSSDGRVIGLKKTMVFYKGKAGSGKKTKWKMNEYRAIETEEEAAIPRVRHELSLCRVYVVWGSFRGFERRPVGAEDVGAVRRRVHRYDGSATRASQESKRVEKAGSSESSSYLGEEQFDVAETKSGLAAASNGGLVPDLEPLWEWEQLNLI